CCACAGTTTATTAATTCACGTCCATCGGATTATATGATTTCAGCAGGATACTGGGATTTTCACAACATACTCGATCTTGATGAAGAAGTTCTACAAGGATCTATTTATATTCACTCATCCAGTGAAGCTTACACAGAAGAGCAACAAATGGATTTTTTAAGGTTTGCCAATTGGACGAGGAGGTTTTCCATAAAGACATATGGTTTTGAAGTCACTGAAAATAACCAGGTTATTTTCAGTAAGCAATTTCATGCTTCTGGACATGTAGAAGCTAAGAAACTCGAACAGATCATAAATGAACTCAATCCAGATTTGATATTACCAGTTCATACCTTGGACAAAGAGTGGTTCATCAAGCGTTGGGGGAAAAGGGTGATTTTGGACAGCACTTTTTGGTTGTGAATCTTTCTATAAACAAAATCCGACACGAGCTGAAATTTTTCAGCAATGAAAATGCGGTAAAATAAAAACAGCGATGGAGGTGATTTTTCTGAAGTTTTATATCACTACGCCAATATACTATGTGAATTCTGATCCTCACGTTGGTAGTGCTTACACAACGATAGTTGCTGATATCATAGCACGTTATAAGCGCATGATGGGATATGATGTCTTTTTCTTAACAGGTACCGATGAACATGGTCAGAAGATTTTGCAGGCAGCCAGTGCAGTCGGTAAGGACCCACAGAGTTTTTGTGATGAGCTTGCTGGTAGATTCAAAAATCTTTGGAATAGACTTGGGATCACAAATGATGGTTTTATAAGGACAACTGATGAAGATCATATGAAAGTGGTCCAGTATTTTGTCAAGAAGATGTTGGAGAATGGTGATATATACAAAGGTGTGTATAAAGGTTGGTATTGTGTTCCGTGTGAGACCTATTGGAATGAAGATGAGATAGGTTCTGACAAACTCTGCCCTTCTTGCGGCAGAGAGCTAAGATATATAAGCGAAGAGAATTATTTTTTCAGGCTTTCTAAGTACACAGATGTGCTTTTAGAACACTACAGAAATCATCCTGAATTTGTCCAACCAGATTTTAGAAGAAATGAAATGTTGAAGATTCTCGAAGGTGGTTTGAAGGATTTGAGTATCACAAGAACAACCTTTAAATGGGGAGTCCCGATGCCAGATGATCCAGAACACGTCATATATGTCTGGGTGGATGCATTGATAAACTATGTTTCAGCAATAGGTTATCCATTTAATATGGAAAGATTCAACAGATATTGGCCTGCAGATTTACATTTGATAGGTAAAGAGATAAATCGTTTCCACTCGATCGTTTGGCCTGCTATGTTGATCTCTGTTGGATTGCCTTTGCCCAAGGTTGTTTTTGCTCATGGTTGGTTAACGGTAGATGGTCAAAAGATCTCTAAATCCCTGGGCAATGCCATTGATCCAACTTATTTTGTTGAGAAATACGGTAATGATGTTTTGAGATTTTATCTTCTTAGAGATATCAATTTTGGTAAAGATGGAGATTTTTCTGAAAAGAATCTTGTGAACAGATTGAATTCAGATCTTGCAAATGATTATGGTAATTTGTTGCATAGAACTCTCGCCATGGTGGAAAAGCATTATTCATCAATTCTGCCAGCTCCTGAAAAGTATGATGAAATAGATGAAAAGTTCAAGGAAGATGTCATGATACGTGTGAAAGAATATGAGAAACTCATGGATGAATATTCTTTAACGCAAGCTGTAGAGAAAATTCTGGAAATTTTGATGCTTTCAAACAAGTACTTTGATGAGAAAAGACCGTGGGTTTTGGCAAAACAAAAAGACTATTCAGCACTCTCTACGGTCCTGTACAATGTGTGCGAAGCTCTATTGAAGGTTGCTATAATGTTCTCTCCAATCATGCCTGATTCTTCTAAAGAAGTTTTAACAAGGCTTGGTTTTGATTCAAAACTCACAAAAGACTTTCTCGACAATTGGGGTGTTCTCAAATCATCTGTAAAGACAGTTCATGGTAAGCCTTTATTCGAAAAGAAAGAACTCAGTTTTGAAAAAAAGGAGAGTGAATTGAAAGTGGATAATCTCATAGAAATTGATGAATTCAAAAAAGTTGAGTTGAGGACAGCAAGAGTAATTTCAGCTGAGAGAGTGCCAAAATCCGACAAATTACTCAAACTCATCCTTGATGTCGGAGAACTTGGTCAAAGGCAAATCGTAGCCGGAATCGCAAAGTATTATGAACCAGAAAATCTTGTTGGAAAAACTATTATCATAGTTGCCAATCTCAAACCAGCAAAGTTGATGGGTGTTGAATCGCAGGGAATGCTCCTTGCAGCAAAAGATGGTGTTAATCTGAGAGTTTTGACAGTAGATGGAAATATTGCACCAGGTGCGACTATCTCATAGGAGGGTTTTAAGGTGGCAGACGTTCTTCCAAAAAATATAGAAGAAGAACTTGTAGAACTCTACATGAATTATTCAATGAGCGTCATCATAGGACGCGCTATCCCAGATGTGCGAGATGGGTTGAAACCGGTTCAACGTAGGATTCTCTATGCGATGTATGAACTGGGTTTAACTCACAACGCTCAGTCTAAGAAGTGTGCGAGAATCGTCGGTGAAGTTTTGGGTAAGTATCATCCCCATGGTGACGCTTCTGTCTATGATGCACTTGTGAGACTTGCTCAGCCATTTTCAATGAGGTATCCACTGATAATAGGCCAAGGAAATTTTGGATCGATAGATAGAGATCCTCCTGCGGCTATGAGGTACACCGAGGCAAAGCTCTCAGAAATTGCTGAAGAAATGCTACAAGATCTGGATAAAGAAACTGTACCAATGATGAAAAACTTCGATGATTCACTGGATGAGCCAGTTGTTTTGCCATCAAAGGTACCAAATCTCTTGATAAATGGTGCAAATGGAATAGCAGTTGGCATGGCAACGAGTATACCACCCCACAATATAACAGAAGTCATAAATGCCGTGCAAAAGTTAATTAGAAATCCGAATGCGACTATCTCTGAACTTCTTGAAGAAATAAAAGGTCCAGATTTTCCAACAGGTGCGGTAATTGTTAATGCCAGTGAATTGCCTGAGATTTATGCAACTGGAAAAGGTAGGATAATTCTGAGAGCTAAGGTTGAATTTGAGGAAGGAAAGAAATACGATAATTTGGTGATAACTGAAATACCATACAGTGTCAGTAAAGCTGCACTGATAGAAGAGATAGCCAGTTATGCTGAAAAAAATCCAAAGATGATGATAAAGAATATCAGAGACGAATCAGATAAGAGAGGTACGAGAATTGTTATAGAATTTCCAAAAAATGCCAACTACAACATCATATTGAACAACTTATACAAACATACTTCTTTACAAACATCTTTCAGTGTCCAAATGCTTGTGATAGATAACCGAAAACCAAAATTGATGAATCTTATCCAATTACTCAAGGCTTTCATAAAACACAGATACGACGTGATCAGAGCAAGATCTCAGTTTGAGTTGAACGTTTATTCGAGAAGGGCACATGTAGTGGAAGGTATCATGAAGGCTGCGCGGGCACTCGGTGTGGTAGTTGATATAATCCGATCCAGTAAAGACAGCGATGATGCTATAAGAAATCTAATCGAAACTCTGTCTGTGACTGAAGAACAGGCAAAAGCCATTCTTGATATGAGACTTGGTAGATTAACAAGTCTTGAAGTCGAGAAACTTCAGAATGAGTATTCTCAGTTGATTAAGAAGATAGAAGACGTTAAGGATATCCTCACACGTGATGAAAGAGTTTATGATGTGATGTATCAAGAACTTGAACAACTCAAGAAAAAGTACGCTGATGAAAGGAAAACAAAGATTGAAAACGCATCTGAGGAGTTAGAGTACATGCCAGAAGACCTCATACCAAACGAAGAAATAGTGATCACGTTGACTGAAAAAGGTTATCTGAAGTCTACTAATTTAAAAGATTATCGCAGTCAAAGAAGAGGCGGAAAGGGAATCGTTGGTGTTAGAACAACAGAAGATGATGAGATATTGACTGTTTGCACGAGCAAAACTCACTCTCAGACGTTGTTTGTTACTTCAAAAGGAAAGGCTTACATACTGAAGAATTACGAAATAGAAATTACTGGACGCGACAGCAAAGGGAAACCTGTGAGAGTTTATCTAAATCTCGAAGAAGATGAATCTGTCCTGACTATGATTTCTTTCGATGAGTGGTTGGGTGATCTGGTTTTAGTGACCAAGAATGGCAAGATAAAGAGAACACCTTTGAAAGAGTTTGGGAATGTCACAAGTCGTGGCATCAGGGCGATAACTTTTGAAGATAGTGACATGGTTGTTGCCGCAACATTATCTAACAACGAAGATGATCACATAATTCTTGCAACCAAGCATGGGATGTCGATCAGGTTTCAATTAAAGGAAGTCAGGCAGATGGGCAGGAGTGCCATGGGTGTTAGTGGTATCAAGTTGAGAGATGGAGACGAAGTAGTTGGGATGGTAAATATTTCAAACCAAAATTGCGAAATTCTTACCATAACGGCAAGAGGCTTTGGCAAAAGATCGCCGTTGAGTGAGTATAGGATACAATCTCGAGGTGGCGTTGGAATAAAGACAATGCCTGGCGTAGAGAAAGCTGGTCAATTGTGCGGCATAGATGTGGTGACCAATCCTGATTCTGATGTGATAGTTATGACCAAAAATGGTCAATCGATAAGGTTTAAGATTTCGACGGTGAGTTTACTCAGCAGGACAGCTAAGGGAGTAAAGGTTGTTGAACTTTCAGAATCAGATGAAGTGTCTCACTTTGCGGTGGTAGAATCATGTACAGAGAGTTAGATCATGCGGCAGATCTGAGGTATGAACTGATCTGCGATGATATTGAGTCTTTGTTCAACGACCTCATTCAGATTTTGGTAGATAATTATGAACCCGTACTCAAGTACGAAGTAGTTTTCAAAAAAGAATATCCAGTGAAAGAAATCGAAGATATGATCTTTGATACGGTCAATGATTGGATATACATGATTGATGCGCGAAAAATCTTTCCATATAGCTGTGAAATCGATGATGTTCTATACTGTGATTTTGTTGCCTTTTCAGAACTTCGAGGCACGGAATTGAAAGCCCTTACGTATCATGGATTGAAAATCGAACAAAAAGAAGGTAAGATAATCCTGAGGGTGGTGTTTGATAAATGAAAGAATTGACAGAAAGGCAAAAAAAGGTTCTCGATTTTGTCCTTTCCTATGTAGATAAACATGGATATCCCCCAAGTGTCAGAGATGTCGCAAGAGCTTTTCGTATAACTCCCAGAGGTGCGATGATTCACCTTGATGCTTTAGAGAAAAAAGGTTATATTACAAGAGGCAGAAGAGCAAGGAGCATAAGAATCCTGAACAGATCTGAATCAGTTAGATTGCCCGTAGTTGGTACTATTGCTGCAGGAACTGCAATTGAAGCGATAGAAAATCCAACAGAACTCGTTGAAGTACCGATTAGTATGGTAAAAAGTGGTTTTGAACATTTCTTGTTGAAGGTGAAAGGTGATAGCATGATAGAAGAACACATAATCGATGGAGATTATGTGGTGATCAGAAAACAAGAGTTTGTTGAAAATGGTAATGTAGCAGCTGTTTTGATAGATAACAACGAGACCACTTTAAAAAAAGTATATGTTGAAGAAGATAAAATAATCCTTCAACCAGCAAATTCAAAATTAAAACCGATAGAAATAGATTCAGCTCGGGTAAAGATTATTGGAAAAATAGTAGGAGTGATAAGAATCTATGAATAGACTCTACAGTGTGACTAATATAAAAAACGTCTGGATAATTCGTCCAAGTGGAGAACTTGATATGAACAACGCAATGGATTTCAAGGAAGATATCAGAAACAATTTTGTACAGCAAGGTAAGGTGAATATCGTTCTTGATCTGTCTCAAGTCGATTACATGGACAGTATGGCACTCGGTGTCTTAATAAGTCTTCAGAGGTCCTGTAGGATGAATGGTGGTGCCTTAGTACTATGTGGACTTGAGAGTAATCTGAAGAGAATTTTCAAGATGACAATGCTTGATTCGGTTTTTTCAATCCGCGAAACCGTGGAAGAGGCATTAAAGATCTTTTTTGGAGAGTGATTATCTTTGAAAATCGCCCTTGGATCAGATCACGCTGGGTTCAGACTCAAAGAAGCGCTGAAGGGGTTCTTGGTGTCGAAGAATTTCAAGGTTCTGGATGAAGGTACTTATTCTGAAGATGCCGTTGATTATCCAGATTTTGCAAAAAAGGTAGCAAGTGATATCAAAGACAAAAATGCCGACTTTGGAATATTGATCTGCGGTACTGGCATAGGAATGAGTATAGCGGCAAATAGAATAAAAGGCATACGTGCCGCTCTGTGTTTATTTCCAGAAATGGCAAAACTTGCAAGGTTGCATAATGACGCGAATGTACTCGTTCTTCCTGGCAGATTTATAAGTAGCGAGTTGGCACAGTGGATAACTGAAGCCTTTCTGAATGAAAAATTTGAAGGTGGAAGACATGAAAGGCGTGTGAAGAAAATCGAGGAGATGGAGAAATGAAGATAGTCTACGATTCATTTCATTCGACTTATAGACCAACCAAAGAGATCGACAACGGGAAATTCATAGAAAATCCTGAGAAACCTGAAAGAATAGATGCAATAAAAGAAGTACTCATCCTTCATGGCTTTGATAATCTCATTCCTCCGAGTAGATTTCCCATGAATTATGTTTATATGGTTCATGAAGAAGCGTACGTGGAATGGCTAAAGGCAAAATCTTCTTCTATCTTGGATGGTGAAGAATATATATTGGAAGTCTTTGGCTATGATATGTGTTTTGATACGGGGACACCGATCCTTCACAACACTTTCGAGATCGCCAAAAGGGCTGTGGACGTGACGTTAACGGCAGCGTCGATTATAGAGTTAAATGCCAATAGTGTATACGCTCTGGTGAGGCCACCAGGACATCATGCCACGCAAAATCTGTGTGGAGGCTATTGTTATTTCAACAATGCAGCTATTGCTGCAAGTTACTTGATAAAAAAGGGAACAGAAAGGGTAGTAATACTGGATCTTGATTTTCACCATGGTAATGGGACTCAACAGATCTTTTACAATACTGATTTTGTATACTACATATCAATTCATGGTGATCCAAAGATTTTTTATCCCTGGATAAGTGGTAAAGAAAGTGAAGTCGGTGAAGGGGCAGGTGAAGGCTTCAATTTGAATTTGCCACTGCCACCACACGCAGATTGGGAAAAGTATTCTGAAGCACTTTCTTATGCGATCAGGGAGATAAGAGATTATTACCCAGATGTGCTTATAGTATCTCTTGGTTTTGACACTCACAAAGAAGATCCTGTCGGTAAGTTCAACTTGGAAGATGAAGACTATGCAAGGATTGCGAAGCAGATCTCGAAACTAAAATTACCAACGCTCATCATTCAAGAAGGAGGCTATAATCCAAAGGCAAATGCCTCTGCAGCGGTGAATTTTTTCTCTAATTTTGAGTGATCACAATTTGCTGAAAAGATCTATATTGCGCTCGTGTAATTCTTTGTACACTTGGAAATATCTTTGGTATTCGTTGTGCCTGTGCATTATAGGAGTAAATACTTTTGAAATCCTTACGATTTTTTTGCTCAGGTCTACGAAACTTTCACCGCTCAAAGCTGAGATCGAAATTATTGCACAACCAAGTAACTCTGAATCAAAAATCTGTGATACTTCAATCTCCTTTCCCAGTACATCAGCCTTTATCTGATTCCACAATTCATTCACAGCCTGACCTCCAGTTGCTCTGATGATGTTTATTTTGCATCCACATGATTCCATTATCTCTATGATATTTTTCATTGCGTATGCAACACCTTCGATAACAGAAACCAAAAGAGATCTCCAGTCTTCCTTCAGAGTCAATCCGAAAAATACTCCCTTGAGATCTTTGTTCCAATAAGGACTTCTTTCACCGTTCAAATGTGGCAAGAAAATCACACCCGTCGGTCTTTTTACGGTGATTAATTGAGAAAGTTCAACCAATCTCGTTCGGGTTACATTTCGTGAGAACCATTCGTATGATTTTCCAGTTGTAGTCATAACGGCACTTATCTTCCAATGATTTTCGATGAAAAAAGGCGTTGTCATAAGACCTTGGCAACAAAGTTTCTTTTTACTGCACAAGGTCAATCCTTGTGATGTCCCACCCCTATCGCACAATATGCCATCTTCTATGGTGCCGGTACCGATGAGTGCCATTGCAAAATCTGGCGCTCCAGCAATGACTTGAGCCTGATCATTGATTCGTAAGATTTTAGAAGTTTCCTTTTTGATTTTTCCAACGGGAGTTCCTGCTGGTACCAATTTTGGTATGAGAAAAGTTTTATTCAAGTTAAAGATTCTCAAAACTCTCTCATTCCATGGTAGATATCCTTCAAATGGAAAGGTTGCATTCACAATTAGTCCAGTTAATTTCAGAATTATGTAATCACTGGGTTGAATGAGATAAGCTTCATTGATAGTATTTCTAACTGTAAGAAGGTGAGAGATAACAGTGGCAATTTGTTCATCTATCCCCTTCTCGATTATAGAATTGATATGTTCATATCCCCTTTTATCGAGCCAAGTGATAGCTTTCCCCAAAATATTACCATTTTTATCCACGAGTACGGTTGTTGGTCCCTGACCTGTTGCACAAATCGAGGTGATTTTTTTTCTCAAATTTTCGTCCATCGTATGAAAGGCTTGAACGACAACCTTCCACCATTTTTCGGGATCGATTTCATGCGCATCGCTTTTCGACGATTCAGCACACCTTCGTTGAAAATCAAAGAGTTTGTTGCCATTTTGGTCAAAAACCGCCACTTTGATATTTGTCGTACCTATATCTATGGTTGCAAAGAATTCAGAAGACACCCTTATCTCCCCTTCGTTTGTAAGCCAATATTTGCTCAAAGTCTCTGTACTTCTTTTCCAATTTTTCTTTGTCCAGTTCTAACATCTTTAGAACCATTAGATCTATAACCAATAATTGTAGATAGCGTGTCAAAAAACCACCCTCAGAAAGAACTTCTGTTTCGACGTATGTGGGTAATAATATATCACATGATTGTGCGATTTTTGAGGCAGGTGATGCTATTGCTATAACTTTTGCACCGGAATTTCTTGAATAATTTATGGAATCAAGAAGATCGGTTGAAGAATGACTACTCGAAATAGCCACCGCACATCCATTCTCACCAAGTTGTGCAGCAGAAATACTCTGCAAAAATGGGTTGTCAAAAAAATTCACTTGAAAACCAAACTCTTTCAACTTCAAAAAGAGATCTTTTCCAGCGATACCATCAAAACCATAAGCAAGGATCTCTATGACTTTGCTTTTGAGAATGATTTTCGCTGCAATTTCTACTTGATCTTCACTCACGAGCTGAATAGATTCTTTGAGTTCTGAAAAGATGAAGCCAAAGAAATCCTTAGTTATTTGGCTTATTCTCAGTGGATCTGGTCTCATGGTCTGCAACAAATTTATTTCCTGTGCAATTGCGATTTTTAAAGTTCTGAATCCAGAAAAGCCAAGTCTTTTGCATAGATCGACAACTGTAGAAGGTGAGGCGTTGCATAAACGGGCGAATTCAACGATATTCATCTGCAAAACCTTTGTTGGCTGTTCTATAATGAATCTTGCTATTCGCTCTTGTGATTCACTCAAAGTGGGTAATACATCTTTCATGCTTTGAAAAACACTCACAATATTCATATTCTTACCCCCGCTTTGCTCTTTTTAAGATAGGCATAAATCAATATAACTACGGTTGTGAAAATATAGGGAACAGCCATCAGGAGTTCGGCTGGGATTTTTGAGAAAAGTTGGAGAAAGCTCGAGAGAAAACTGAACAATCCAAAGATCAAGCAAGACAAAACAACTGTGAAT
The DNA window shown above is from Thermotoga profunda AZM34c06 and carries:
- the metG gene encoding methionine--tRNA ligase — translated: MKFYITTPIYYVNSDPHVGSAYTTIVADIIARYKRMMGYDVFFLTGTDEHGQKILQAASAVGKDPQSFCDELAGRFKNLWNRLGITNDGFIRTTDEDHMKVVQYFVKKMLENGDIYKGVYKGWYCVPCETYWNEDEIGSDKLCPSCGRELRYISEENYFFRLSKYTDVLLEHYRNHPEFVQPDFRRNEMLKILEGGLKDLSITRTTFKWGVPMPDDPEHVIYVWVDALINYVSAIGYPFNMERFNRYWPADLHLIGKEINRFHSIVWPAMLISVGLPLPKVVFAHGWLTVDGQKISKSLGNAIDPTYFVEKYGNDVLRFYLLRDINFGKDGDFSEKNLVNRLNSDLANDYGNLLHRTLAMVEKHYSSILPAPEKYDEIDEKFKEDVMIRVKEYEKLMDEYSLTQAVEKILEILMLSNKYFDEKRPWVLAKQKDYSALSTVLYNVCEALLKVAIMFSPIMPDSSKEVLTRLGFDSKLTKDFLDNWGVLKSSVKTVHGKPLFEKKELSFEKKESELKVDNLIEIDEFKKVELRTARVISAERVPKSDKLLKLILDVGELGQRQIVAGIAKYYEPENLVGKTIIIVANLKPAKLMGVESQGMLLAAKDGVNLRVLTVDGNIAPGATIS
- the gyrA gene encoding DNA gyrase subunit A, encoding MADVLPKNIEEELVELYMNYSMSVIIGRAIPDVRDGLKPVQRRILYAMYELGLTHNAQSKKCARIVGEVLGKYHPHGDASVYDALVRLAQPFSMRYPLIIGQGNFGSIDRDPPAAMRYTEAKLSEIAEEMLQDLDKETVPMMKNFDDSLDEPVVLPSKVPNLLINGANGIAVGMATSIPPHNITEVINAVQKLIRNPNATISELLEEIKGPDFPTGAVIVNASELPEIYATGKGRIILRAKVEFEEGKKYDNLVITEIPYSVSKAALIEEIASYAEKNPKMMIKNIRDESDKRGTRIVIEFPKNANYNIILNNLYKHTSLQTSFSVQMLVIDNRKPKLMNLIQLLKAFIKHRYDVIRARSQFELNVYSRRAHVVEGIMKAARALGVVVDIIRSSKDSDDAIRNLIETLSVTEEQAKAILDMRLGRLTSLEVEKLQNEYSQLIKKIEDVKDILTRDERVYDVMYQELEQLKKKYADERKTKIENASEELEYMPEDLIPNEEIVITLTEKGYLKSTNLKDYRSQRRGGKGIVGVRTTEDDEILTVCTSKTHSQTLFVTSKGKAYILKNYEIEITGRDSKGKPVRVYLNLEEDESVLTMISFDEWLGDLVLVTKNGKIKRTPLKEFGNVTSRGIRAITFEDSDMVVAATLSNNEDDHIILATKHGMSIRFQLKEVRQMGRSAMGVSGIKLRDGDEVVGMVNISNQNCEILTITARGFGKRSPLSEYRIQSRGGVGIKTMPGVEKAGQLCGIDVVTNPDSDVIVMTKNGQSIRFKISTVSLLSRTAKGVKVVELSESDEVSHFAVVESCTES
- a CDS encoding archease; translated protein: MYRELDHAADLRYELICDDIESLFNDLIQILVDNYEPVLKYEVVFKKEYPVKEIEDMIFDTVNDWIYMIDARKIFPYSCEIDDVLYCDFVAFSELRGTELKALTYHGLKIEQKEGKIILRVVFDK
- the lexA gene encoding transcriptional repressor LexA, with protein sequence MKELTERQKKVLDFVLSYVDKHGYPPSVRDVARAFRITPRGAMIHLDALEKKGYITRGRRARSIRILNRSESVRLPVVGTIAAGTAIEAIENPTELVEVPISMVKSGFEHFLLKVKGDSMIEEHIIDGDYVVIRKQEFVENGNVAAVLIDNNETTLKKVYVEEDKIILQPANSKLKPIEIDSARVKIIGKIVGVIRIYE
- a CDS encoding STAS domain-containing protein, encoding MNRLYSVTNIKNVWIIRPSGELDMNNAMDFKEDIRNNFVQQGKVNIVLDLSQVDYMDSMALGVLISLQRSCRMNGGALVLCGLESNLKRIFKMTMLDSVFSIRETVEEALKIFFGE
- the rpiB gene encoding ribose 5-phosphate isomerase B, which codes for MKIALGSDHAGFRLKEALKGFLVSKNFKVLDEGTYSEDAVDYPDFAKKVASDIKDKNADFGILICGTGIGMSIAANRIKGIRAALCLFPEMAKLARLHNDANVLVLPGRFISSELAQWITEAFLNEKFEGGRHERRVKKIEEMEK
- a CDS encoding histone deacetylase family protein, with amino-acid sequence MKIVYDSFHSTYRPTKEIDNGKFIENPEKPERIDAIKEVLILHGFDNLIPPSRFPMNYVYMVHEEAYVEWLKAKSSSILDGEEYILEVFGYDMCFDTGTPILHNTFEIAKRAVDVTLTAASIIELNANSVYALVRPPGHHATQNLCGGYCYFNNAAIAASYLIKKGTERVVILDLDFHHGNGTQQIFYNTDFVYYISIHGDPKIFYPWISGKESEVGEGAGEGFNLNLPLPPHADWEKYSEALSYAIREIRDYYPDVLIVSLGFDTHKEDPVGKFNLEDEDYARIAKQISKLKLPTLIIQEGGYNPKANASAAVNFFSNFE
- a CDS encoding xylulokinase encodes the protein MSSEFFATIDIGTTNIKVAVFDQNGNKLFDFQRRCAESSKSDAHEIDPEKWWKVVVQAFHTMDENLRKKITSICATGQGPTTVLVDKNGNILGKAITWLDKRGYEHINSIIEKGIDEQIATVISHLLTVRNTINEAYLIQPSDYIILKLTGLIVNATFPFEGYLPWNERVLRIFNLNKTFLIPKLVPAGTPVGKIKKETSKILRINDQAQVIAGAPDFAMALIGTGTIEDGILCDRGGTSQGLTLCSKKKLCCQGLMTTPFFIENHWKISAVMTTTGKSYEWFSRNVTRTRLVELSQLITVKRPTGVIFLPHLNGERSPYWNKDLKGVFFGLTLKEDWRSLLVSVIEGVAYAMKNIIEIMESCGCKINIIRATGGQAVNELWNQIKADVLGKEIEVSQIFDSELLGCAIISISALSGESFVDLSKKIVRISKVFTPIMHRHNEYQRYFQVYKELHERNIDLFSKL
- a CDS encoding MurR/RpiR family transcriptional regulator, with translation MNIVSVFQSMKDVLPTLSESQERIARFIIEQPTKVLQMNIVEFARLCNASPSTVVDLCKRLGFSGFRTLKIAIAQEINLLQTMRPDPLRISQITKDFFGFIFSELKESIQLVSEDQVEIAAKIILKSKVIEILAYGFDGIAGKDLFLKLKEFGFQVNFFDNPFLQSISAAQLGENGCAVAISSSHSSTDLLDSINYSRNSGAKVIAIASPASKIAQSCDILLPTYVETEVLSEGGFLTRYLQLLVIDLMVLKMLELDKEKLEKKYRDFEQILAYKRRGDKGVF